A single window of Channa argus isolate prfri chromosome 12, Channa argus male v1.0, whole genome shotgun sequence DNA harbors:
- the LOC137137741 gene encoding uncharacterized protein isoform X1, with protein MASSKFLFYLTCLFLWKVAFCEADQKFSSSQHQESRFVSVNVGENVTLQCFYKPGDTKTIYWYKQSLGEKPCLVSTRYVFNKNGTFYDEFNKNPRFKLDIDIGKNHLMITDLQISDSASYYCARSLSGINRFFDGTVVSVNGSGLNIPALIHQSVSGTIQPGGSVTLDCTVHTGTCGEEYSVYWVRDSSESLPQLIYTHGDRSRQRERKPEAQTQTCFYNFPVKTYYCAVASCGYILFGNRTKLEFEDKTESLVLVFFLSGSLTFTTILVVLLAFLLYKIRTKNSFSESQARQPSPSTTSAEDYHDAANLHYAALSVNLPYRSKRQRSDTSSECLYSRVKL; from the exons ATGGCATCTTCAAAGTTTCTCTTCTATCTCACATGTTTGTTCTTGTGGAAAGTGG CTTTCTGCGAGGCTGATCAGAAATTCTCCTCGTCTCAGCATCAAGAAAGCAGATTTGTATCAGTAAATGTTGGtgaaaatgtaactttacaATGCTTTTATAAACCTGGTGATACAAAAACAATCTACTGGTACAAGCAGAGTCTGGGAGAGAAACCATGCCTCGTGTCTACCCGctatgtgtttaataaaaatggCACTTTTTATGATGAGTTCAACAAAAATCCACGTTTCAAACTAGATATTGACATTGGTAAAAATCACTTGATGATAACAGATCTCCAAATTTCAGACTCTGCCTCATACTACTGTGCAAGAAGCCTTTCAGGCATTAATCGTTTTTTTGACGGGACTGTTGTCAGTGTAAATGGTTCAGGTCTGAACATCCCAGCTTTGATCCATCAGTCAGTATCTGGGACCATCCAGCCAGGAGGCTCTGTGACTCTGGACTGTACAGTTCACACTGGGACCTGTGGTGAAGAATACAGTGTTTACTGGGTCAGAGACTCGAGTGAATCTCTTCCACAGCTCATTTACACTCATGGAGACAGGAGTAGACAGCGTGAGAGGAAACCtgaggcacaaacacaaacctgtttCTACAACTTCCCAGTAAAGACCTACTACTGTGCTGTTGCCTCATGTGGATATATACTGTTTGGAAATAGGACCAAACTGGAATTTGAGG ATAAGACAGAATCTCTTGTCTTGGTGTTTTTCTTAAGTGGGAGTTTGACATTTACCACCATCCTGGTTGTTTTATTGGCTTTCTTACTGTATAAAATACGGACGAAAAACAGCTTCTCAG AGAGTCAAGCAAGACAGCCATCTCCATCCACAACAAGTGCAGAG GATTATCATGATGCAGCCAACCTCCATTATGCTGCTTTAAGTGTTAACCTGCCGTACAGATCAAAGAGACAGCGGAGCGACACCAGCAGTGAATGCTTGTACTCAAGAGTAAAACTCTGA
- the LOC137137741 gene encoding uncharacterized protein isoform X2 has product MASSKFLFYLTCLFLWKVAFCEADQKFSSSQHQESRFVSVNVGENVTLQCFYKPGDTKTIYWYKQSLGEKPCLVSTRYVFNKNGTFYDEFNKNPRFKLDIDIGKNHLMITDLQISDSASYYCARSLSGINRFFDGTVVSVNGSGLNIPALIHQSVSGTIQPGGSVTLDCTVHTGTCGEEYSVYWVRDSSESLPQLIYTHGDRSRQRERKPEAQTQTCFYNFPVKTYYCAVASCGYILFGNRTKLEFEESQARQPSPSTTSAEDYHDAANLHYAALSVNLPYRSKRQRSDTSSECLYSRVKL; this is encoded by the exons ATGGCATCTTCAAAGTTTCTCTTCTATCTCACATGTTTGTTCTTGTGGAAAGTGG CTTTCTGCGAGGCTGATCAGAAATTCTCCTCGTCTCAGCATCAAGAAAGCAGATTTGTATCAGTAAATGTTGGtgaaaatgtaactttacaATGCTTTTATAAACCTGGTGATACAAAAACAATCTACTGGTACAAGCAGAGTCTGGGAGAGAAACCATGCCTCGTGTCTACCCGctatgtgtttaataaaaatggCACTTTTTATGATGAGTTCAACAAAAATCCACGTTTCAAACTAGATATTGACATTGGTAAAAATCACTTGATGATAACAGATCTCCAAATTTCAGACTCTGCCTCATACTACTGTGCAAGAAGCCTTTCAGGCATTAATCGTTTTTTTGACGGGACTGTTGTCAGTGTAAATGGTTCAGGTCTGAACATCCCAGCTTTGATCCATCAGTCAGTATCTGGGACCATCCAGCCAGGAGGCTCTGTGACTCTGGACTGTACAGTTCACACTGGGACCTGTGGTGAAGAATACAGTGTTTACTGGGTCAGAGACTCGAGTGAATCTCTTCCACAGCTCATTTACACTCATGGAGACAGGAGTAGACAGCGTGAGAGGAAACCtgaggcacaaacacaaacctgtttCTACAACTTCCCAGTAAAGACCTACTACTGTGCTGTTGCCTCATGTGGATATATACTGTTTGGAAATAGGACCAAACTGGAATTTGAGG AGAGTCAAGCAAGACAGCCATCTCCATCCACAACAAGTGCAGAG GATTATCATGATGCAGCCAACCTCCATTATGCTGCTTTAAGTGTTAACCTGCCGTACAGATCAAAGAGACAGCGGAGCGACACCAGCAGTGAATGCTTGTACTCAAGAGTAAAACTCTGA